One window from the genome of Chloroflexota bacterium encodes:
- a CDS encoding Gfo/Idh/MocA family oxidoreductase, whose product MLRWGIVGFGDIAAKAVAPAIRAHAASELVAICRRDPVALERHRQAFDVPRAFTDYDEMLRQARLDAVYVATPVHLHAAQTLAALDRGLHVLVEKPMAATAAEAEAMVERAEHRGVRLGVAYYHQFIPINAYVRELVASGELGELTALHGNASSSYNPPLDDPKAWRLIRAAGGGGPLMDLGSHRLQTFASLAGPARQVAAFGDRRRVAGDVEDVLSLIVNYDSGVQATLSSIWGIDPARGDYEVWCTEGYVNVPYARGDECFVTQNGQRRQETHPAPELHDLPLIEDFAAAVTHPGGQVLTGEVGLEVQRVIDAAYRSAADGMVVRL is encoded by the coding sequence ATGCTGCGCTGGGGGATCGTCGGCTTCGGCGACATCGCGGCCAAGGCGGTGGCCCCGGCCATTCGCGCGCACGCCGCCAGCGAGTTGGTGGCGATCTGCCGCCGCGACCCGGTTGCGCTGGAACGGCACCGGCAAGCATTCGACGTTCCGCGGGCATTCACCGACTACGACGAGATGCTGCGGCAGGCCCGGCTGGACGCGGTCTACGTGGCGACGCCGGTGCATCTGCACGCCGCGCAGACGCTGGCGGCGCTGGACCGCGGGCTGCACGTCCTGGTCGAGAAGCCCATGGCCGCCACCGCGGCCGAGGCGGAGGCCATGGTGGAACGCGCCGAGCACCGGGGCGTGCGGCTGGGCGTGGCCTACTACCACCAGTTCATCCCGATCAACGCCTACGTACGCGAGCTGGTGGCTTCGGGCGAACTGGGCGAACTGACGGCGCTGCACGGCAACGCGTCGTCCTCGTACAACCCGCCATTGGACGATCCCAAAGCCTGGCGGCTCATTCGCGCCGCGGGCGGGGGCGGTCCGCTGATGGACCTGGGCAGCCACCGTTTGCAGACGTTCGCCTCGCTGGCAGGGCCCGCGCGGCAGGTGGCCGCGTTCGGCGACCGGCGGCGCGTGGCCGGTGACGTGGAGGACGTGCTATCGCTGATCGTCAACTACGACTCCGGCGTGCAGGCCACGCTGTCGTCGATCTGGGGCATCGATCCGGCGCGTGGGGACTACGAGGTGTGGTGCACCGAGGGCTACGTCAACGTGCCCTATGCGCGCGGCGACGAGTGCTTCGTGACGCAAAACGGGCAACGACGGCAGGAGACGCACCCGGCGCCGGAGTTGCACGACCTGCCGCTGATCGAGGACTTTGCCGCCGCCGTCACGCACCCCGGTGGGCAGGTGCTCACCGGCGAGGTCGGGCTCGAGGTGCAGCGGGTGATCGACGCCGCCTATCGCTCGGCGGCGGACGGCATGGTGGTCAGGCTGTAG
- a CDS encoding TIGR00266 family protein — protein sequence MQYQIKGTITPHLEVQLGPGETVFTESGVMAWMDESIEMNTGGSGGLGGMFGRMISGEGLFVTKFSSPSGGGMVAFTPEAPGNIIPIELGAGESIIAQKDAFMVAEESVTFEVTFNRKLGAGLFGGEGFIMQKFTGPGTMFAAIGGEVQEYDLSAGQTLKVDTGHLAMFEPSVAYDIQRVKGVSNMLFGGEGLFLATVTGPGKVWLQRMPLSNLAGAIMRFLPKPRAGGD from the coding sequence ATGCAGTATCAGATCAAGGGCACGATCACACCACATCTCGAAGTTCAACTCGGGCCGGGGGAGACCGTCTTCACCGAGTCCGGCGTGATGGCCTGGATGGACGAGAGCATCGAGATGAACACCGGCGGCTCCGGTGGCCTCGGCGGCATGTTTGGCCGCATGATCTCCGGCGAAGGCCTATTCGTGACGAAGTTCAGCAGCCCGTCGGGCGGTGGCATGGTGGCCTTCACGCCGGAAGCGCCGGGGAACATCATCCCGATCGAGTTAGGCGCCGGCGAGTCGATCATCGCGCAGAAAGACGCCTTCATGGTCGCGGAGGAGTCGGTGACCTTCGAGGTCACGTTCAACCGGAAGCTCGGTGCCGGCCTGTTCGGCGGCGAGGGCTTCATCATGCAGAAGTTCACCGGTCCGGGGACGATGTTCGCGGCCATCGGCGGCGAGGTGCAGGAATACGACCTGTCCGCGGGACAGACGCTCAAGGTCGACACCGGCCACCTCGCCATGTTCGAGCCCAGCGTCGCCTACGACATCCAGCGGGTGAAGGGTGTGAGCAACATGCTCTTCGGCGGCGAGGGGCTGTTTCTCGCCACGGTCACCGGACCCGGCAAGGTCTGGCTGCAGCGCATGCCGCTCTCCAACCTCGCGGGCGCCATCATGCGCTTCCTGCCCAAGCCGCGCGCCGGCGGGGACTAG
- a CDS encoding DUF5069 domain-containing protein — protein MDLTRDVPRSPYASLGGIVFLPRAIDKARAEATGALGEYVSRRGFSTEMLEFLGLDVDAFHAAVAANATDADVLAWVQANMTERSPDEIAAWNAMMMTQTPATPEREAWYRAFLEDIGQGHRTDLSRQFDRLDLDEGRDVPLGGRR, from the coding sequence ATGGACCTCACGCGTGACGTGCCGCGCAGCCCTTATGCCTCGCTTGGCGGCATCGTGTTCTTGCCGCGCGCCATCGACAAGGCGCGCGCCGAAGCGACCGGTGCCCTGGGCGAATATGTCTCGCGGCGCGGGTTTTCGACGGAGATGCTCGAATTCCTCGGCCTCGACGTCGACGCCTTTCACGCCGCGGTGGCCGCCAACGCCACCGACGCCGACGTTCTCGCCTGGGTCCAGGCCAACATGACCGAGCGGTCGCCCGACGAGATCGCCGCCTGGAACGCCATGATGATGACGCAGACGCCGGCGACCCCGGAGCGGGAGGCGTGGTACCGCGCATTCCTGGAGGACATCGGCCAGGGGCACCGCACCGACCTCAGCCGGCAGTTCGACCGGCTGGACTTGGACGAGGGCCGCGACGTGCCGCTCGGAGGACGCCGCTAG
- a CDS encoding polyprenyl synthetase family protein, with translation MTTSAAAPAELFERYRDDVDAALRAVFDGLDTPLATMARYQLGWVDADGNPVQANRGKALRPTLCLLTCEALGGDVEAALPAAAGVELLHNFSLVHDDVMDNDRLRRHRPTVWAVWGQAKAIDAGDFMHVLATLSVLRAGTPHDARAARDAVEVLTLGCRRMTEGQYLDMAYEDEDSVSVDDYLRMIDLKTAALIGTAMELGAVFAGNDPAVRAAVRDAGTALGAAFQIRDDFLGIWGDPDATGKSVESDIQKRKKTLPIVHAMTEGAPADRDRLRTSLADLEVPPDTAEIVALLERSGSRAYAESLAEEYHAVTRDLLSDVPLNAWGGEALGALAAFTARRTV, from the coding sequence ATGACCACCAGCGCCGCGGCGCCGGCCGAGCTCTTCGAGCGCTACCGCGACGACGTCGACGCCGCCCTGCGCGCGGTATTCGACGGCTTGGACACGCCGTTGGCCACCATGGCCCGCTATCAGCTTGGCTGGGTCGATGCCGACGGCAACCCGGTGCAGGCCAATCGCGGCAAGGCGCTGCGGCCGACCCTGTGCCTGCTGACCTGCGAGGCCCTGGGCGGGGATGTTGAGGCGGCGCTGCCGGCGGCGGCGGGCGTGGAGCTGCTGCACAACTTTTCGCTGGTCCACGACGACGTGATGGACAACGACCGTCTGCGGCGCCACCGACCCACCGTGTGGGCGGTGTGGGGGCAGGCCAAGGCCATCGACGCGGGCGACTTCATGCATGTGCTCGCCACGCTCAGCGTGCTGCGGGCGGGCACGCCGCACGACGCTCGCGCCGCGCGCGACGCCGTGGAAGTGCTGACCCTGGGCTGCCGGCGCATGACCGAAGGGCAATACCTGGACATGGCCTACGAGGACGAGGACTCGGTGTCGGTGGACGACTATCTCCGCATGATCGACCTCAAGACCGCGGCGCTGATCGGCACGGCCATGGAACTGGGCGCGGTGTTTGCCGGCAACGATCCGGCGGTGCGCGCGGCGGTGCGCGACGCCGGCACGGCGCTGGGGGCCGCCTTTCAGATTCGCGACGACTTCCTGGGCATTTGGGGCGACCCCGACGCGACCGGCAAGTCCGTCGAGAGCGACATTCAGAAGCGCAAGAAGACCCTGCCCATCGTCCACGCGATGACGGAGGGCGCCCCGGCGGATCGCGACCGCCTGCGAACCTCGCTCGCCGACCTGGAGGTCCCGCCGGACACCGCGGAGATCGTGGCGCTGCTCGAGCGGTCCGGCTCACGCGCCTACGCGGAGTCGCTGGCCGAGGAGTATCACGCCGTAACCCGCGATCTTCTCTCCGACGTGCCGCTCAACGCCTGGGGCGGCGAAGCCCTGGGCGCCCTCGCGGCGTTCACCGCGCGGCGAACGGTCTAG
- a CDS encoding type I restriction endonuclease, whose amino-acid sequence MSAVRDVLPDIRELIERYQGRGITETHTRTNLINPILTALGWDLGDLNQVDFEYRYRGGNPVDYALLDQGKPYLFVEAKALGTNLSDHKWAGQVMGYAGVAGVEWVVLTDGNEYRIYSTHASADIDQKLFRTFRLTDVDDSSVIEGLELLARDGLREKRLEGHWRVKFVDRQVQEALKALFVPEPDTSLVNVLQRRTNNLTRRDVASSLRRVRARFEFPPVYGSSPDVSPPPVKPPPPPKPKTMGNALQRLIATKIIRTPFGLHKTYLGQTLSARIESDGSIVFQEKRFRSVSMAGKAARIAAGFSGENSNTNGWDFWRFIDADGQVKKIDVLRKRLPARGESEGS is encoded by the coding sequence ATGAGCGCCGTGCGAGACGTCCTCCCCGACATTCGCGAGCTCATCGAGCGCTACCAGGGCCGGGGTATTACCGAAACGCATACCAGGACAAACCTGATAAACCCCATCCTCACGGCCCTGGGTTGGGATCTTGGGGACCTCAATCAAGTCGACTTTGAATATCGCTATCGCGGCGGCAACCCTGTGGACTATGCGCTCCTGGATCAAGGCAAGCCGTATCTATTCGTCGAGGCCAAGGCGCTCGGTACGAACCTCAGCGACCACAAATGGGCTGGCCAAGTCATGGGCTACGCCGGCGTGGCGGGCGTGGAGTGGGTTGTGCTAACCGACGGCAACGAGTACCGCATTTACAGCACGCACGCGAGTGCCGACATTGACCAAAAGCTCTTTCGAACATTTCGGCTGACCGACGTGGATGACAGCAGCGTGATCGAAGGACTTGAACTGCTGGCGCGGGACGGATTACGCGAGAAACGACTAGAAGGCCACTGGCGGGTGAAGTTTGTGGACCGCCAGGTGCAAGAGGCCTTGAAGGCCCTGTTCGTCCCGGAACCGGATACGTCGTTAGTCAACGTGCTGCAGCGGCGGACGAACAACCTCACCCGCCGGGATGTCGCTTCAAGCTTGCGCCGAGTCCGGGCGCGGTTCGAGTTTCCCCCGGTATACGGCAGCTCTCCAGATGTCTCTCCGCCGCCTGTGAAGCCGCCTCCTCCGCCGAAGCCCAAGACTATGGGAAATGCGCTGCAACGCCTCATTGCGACCAAGATCATTCGGACGCCATTCGGTTTGCATAAGACATATTTGGGTCAGACCCTCTCGGCTCGAATCGAATCCGATGGCTCCATAGTTTTCCAGGAGAAGAGATTCCGGTCAGTGTCAATGGCTGGCAAGGCGGCGCGGATCGCGGCCGGGTTTAGTGGAGAGAATTCAAACACCAACGGCTGGGATTTCTGGAGGTTCATCGACGCGGATGGTCAGGTAAAGAAGATCGACGTGTTGCGAAAGAGACTTCCGGCCAGGGGTGAGTCGGAAGGATCCTGA
- a CDS encoding exo-alpha-sialidase encodes MNDTWHSLSPVSGEPWAFTTGPWIEEEPGVVTSPPQPADDSLAVSTAAAYRDFEAEFDFRWEIQGSDSGFVFRGRHARHYYLVHFPCTGQQFRGAHFWAAISKVDASGWARVLHTQVVPGIPSEIGLWHTARLRVQGPEIRLWVDGRAFPVVTDDTYDGAGYVGLETYNGRDPDEVKEYFGDARPRVGSGNSFRNVRIRGEAVAAPPWDSSVAPGPGWRHPLPDTTHGAYQYVGGLVRLDSGEVLLKVAALDAHTTGTRTILLLRSHDAGRSWSEPEVLPDTLQSAALHPVEGDNIVAFLMQHDPPFDLSIMESADAGRTWSEPTGIGCVTFDDDLDIEHAYLSKVVPLRDGTLLRFGYSVAVGPSMHGGENRDGWRYVGAPAPGSFSYCVRSTDGGRSWSQPIRVDGPNPRPGMLMNARETASETSACEVAPNRIVALIRPESSPWMWEMWSHDGGRSWSPATRGHFPMYACTDAMTATANGAMVIAGRHPGIGAQLSLDGGMSWQATRIDTPFYANGATVEVEPDVVLYVYDGKYSDARVRAQRLRVTPGGLEPADA; translated from the coding sequence ATGAACGACACCTGGCATTCGCTGTCGCCGGTCTCCGGCGAGCCTTGGGCCTTCACCACCGGGCCGTGGATCGAAGAGGAGCCCGGCGTGGTGACCAGTCCGCCGCAGCCGGCGGACGACAGCCTGGCGGTTTCCACCGCCGCGGCCTACCGCGACTTCGAGGCCGAGTTCGACTTCCGCTGGGAAATCCAAGGATCGGACAGCGGCTTCGTCTTCCGCGGGCGCCACGCGCGGCACTACTACCTGGTGCACTTTCCCTGCACGGGGCAGCAGTTCCGCGGCGCCCACTTTTGGGCCGCCATATCCAAGGTGGACGCCTCGGGCTGGGCGCGCGTGCTGCACACCCAGGTCGTGCCCGGCATCCCCAGCGAGATCGGGCTGTGGCACACCGCCAGGCTCAGGGTGCAAGGCCCGGAGATCCGGCTCTGGGTGGACGGCCGCGCCTTTCCCGTCGTTACGGACGACACCTATGACGGGGCGGGCTACGTCGGACTCGAGACTTACAACGGTCGGGACCCGGACGAGGTCAAGGAATACTTTGGCGACGCTCGCCCGCGGGTGGGCTCGGGCAACAGCTTCCGCAATGTCCGCATTCGCGGCGAGGCGGTGGCCGCGCCGCCGTGGGACTCGTCCGTCGCGCCCGGTCCGGGATGGCGGCATCCGCTCCCCGACACCACGCATGGCGCCTATCAGTACGTGGGCGGCCTGGTGCGCTTGGACTCGGGCGAGGTGCTCCTGAAGGTGGCGGCCCTGGACGCGCACACCACCGGCACGCGCACCATTCTCCTGCTGCGCTCGCACGACGCCGGCCGGTCCTGGTCGGAACCCGAGGTGCTTCCCGACACGCTGCAGAGCGCCGCGCTGCACCCGGTCGAGGGCGACAACATCGTGGCGTTCCTGATGCAGCACGACCCGCCCTTTGACCTGTCGATCATGGAGTCGGCTGACGCCGGACGCACCTGGAGCGAGCCGACGGGCATCGGGTGCGTGACGTTTGACGACGATCTCGACATCGAGCATGCGTACCTATCGAAAGTCGTGCCGCTGCGCGACGGCACTCTGCTGCGCTTCGGCTACAGCGTGGCCGTCGGACCCAGCATGCACGGCGGGGAAAACCGCGACGGCTGGCGCTACGTCGGCGCCCCCGCTCCGGGATCCTTTAGCTACTGCGTGCGATCCACCGATGGGGGACGTAGCTGGTCGCAACCGATTCGCGTGGACGGCCCCAACCCGCGCCCCGGCATGCTGATGAACGCCCGCGAGACGGCCTCGGAAACCTCCGCCTGCGAGGTGGCGCCCAACCGCATCGTGGCGCTGATTCGCCCGGAGTCCTCCCCCTGGATGTGGGAGATGTGGTCGCACGACGGTGGCCGCTCCTGGAGCCCGGCGACGCGCGGGCATTTCCCCATGTATGCCTGCACCGACGCCATGACCGCCACCGCGAATGGCGCGATGGTCATCGCCGGACGGCACCCGGGCATCGGCGCGCAACTGAGTCTGGACGGCGGCATGAGTTGGCAGGCCACCCGCATCGACACGCCGTTCTACGCCAACGGCGCCACGGTCGAGGTTGAGCCGGACGTCGTGCTTTACGTCTACGACGGCAAGTACTCCGACGCCCGAGTTCGCGCCCAGCGTCTGCGCGTGACCCCCGGCGGGCTGGAGCCCGCGGACGCCTAG
- a CDS encoding mandelate racemase/muconate lactonizing enzyme family protein, whose product MRIRRVESIRLDQYLLVEIETDSGLTGLGEAGAWGFLEASEAAIEKFARYLVGQDPLRIEHHWQYLYRWSAFRGSAVMAAISAIDIALWDIAGKHFDAPVYQLLGGKVRDRARVYAHVFGDTREKLLGGIAEARDAGFTAVGHLTPFLDEPYERSFFQTHARKIGDAIDAVRQYRELVGDEVDLCIEIHRRMTPAEAVQLGRGIEPFHPYFFEDPVMPDNLDEMAYVAANTSVPIATGERLTSLWEFDMLLRRNAARYVRPDVCVVGGITAMKKIAALAEAQHVGVVPHNPLSPVCTAASLQVAACIPNLALVEYPSGEDEFPKRDMVTGIAEHDGQGYLLIPDRPGIGVELKPDARANVPYVPREVKTRLHVDGSVVDQ is encoded by the coding sequence ATGCGCATCCGCCGCGTCGAATCCATCCGGCTCGACCAGTATTTGCTGGTCGAGATCGAGACCGACAGCGGGCTCACAGGTCTGGGCGAGGCCGGCGCCTGGGGCTTTCTGGAAGCCTCCGAGGCCGCCATCGAGAAGTTCGCCCGCTACCTGGTCGGCCAGGACCCGCTGCGAATCGAGCACCACTGGCAATACCTCTATCGCTGGAGCGCCTTTCGCGGCTCGGCGGTGATGGCGGCCATCAGCGCCATCGACATCGCCCTCTGGGACATCGCGGGCAAACACTTCGACGCGCCGGTCTATCAGTTGCTCGGTGGCAAGGTCCGCGACCGCGCGCGGGTTTATGCGCACGTCTTCGGCGACACGCGCGAGAAGCTGCTGGGCGGCATCGCCGAGGCCCGCGACGCGGGCTTCACCGCCGTGGGGCACCTCACGCCCTTCCTCGACGAGCCGTACGAGCGGTCCTTTTTCCAAACCCACGCGCGCAAGATCGGCGACGCCATCGACGCCGTGCGGCAGTACCGCGAGCTGGTCGGCGACGAGGTGGACCTTTGCATCGAAATCCACCGCCGCATGACACCGGCGGAGGCCGTGCAGTTGGGACGCGGCATCGAGCCGTTCCACCCGTACTTCTTCGAAGACCCGGTGATGCCCGACAACCTCGACGAGATGGCCTACGTGGCGGCCAATACCTCGGTGCCCATCGCCACCGGCGAGCGGCTCACGTCGCTGTGGGAGTTCGACATGCTGCTGCGCCGCAACGCGGCCCGCTATGTGCGGCCGGACGTGTGCGTGGTGGGCGGGATCACGGCCATGAAGAAGATCGCCGCGCTGGCGGAGGCGCAGCACGTGGGCGTGGTGCCGCACAACCCGCTGAGCCCGGTGTGCACGGCGGCGTCATTGCAGGTGGCGGCCTGCATTCCCAACCTGGCCCTGGTGGAATATCCGAGCGGCGAGGACGAGTTCCCCAAGCGGGACATGGTGACCGGCATTGCCGAGCACGACGGCCAGGGCTATCTGCTGATCCCGGACCGCCCGGGCATCGGCGTGGAGCTGAAGCCTGACGCGCGCGCCAACGTGCCCTACGTGCCCCGTGAGGTGAAGACGCGGCTGCACGTGGACGGCTCGGTGGTGGACCAGTAG
- a CDS encoding TlpA disulfide reductase family protein: MSRWVARTASLAGIVLAAGLLVLTTACGEAGDGGDAMVVRDPEITGDPLPDFTPTAPDSALGLPAPEVRGTDFDGRSVAIVNDGRMKVVLFLAHWCSHCQSEVPEVQAWIDGGGKPENVDLYGIATAIEEEGSNYPPDAWLEREGWTSPVLVDTNDTVLRAFGLTAFPTWVFINADGAVALRIGGAIGAEQLTALFRGLR, translated from the coding sequence ATGAGCCGTTGGGTGGCTCGAACCGCAAGTTTGGCCGGCATCGTGCTCGCGGCTGGCCTTCTGGTCCTCACGACCGCCTGCGGGGAAGCCGGCGACGGCGGCGATGCAATGGTCGTGCGGGACCCGGAAATCACGGGCGACCCGTTGCCGGACTTTACGCCCACGGCGCCCGACAGCGCGCTCGGCCTCCCCGCTCCCGAGGTCCGGGGCACGGATTTCGACGGCCGCAGCGTCGCCATTGTCAACGACGGGCGGATGAAGGTGGTCCTGTTCTTGGCGCACTGGTGCTCGCACTGCCAGTCCGAGGTTCCCGAGGTCCAGGCCTGGATCGACGGCGGCGGCAAGCCGGAGAACGTCGACCTCTACGGCATCGCCACCGCGATCGAAGAGGAGGGATCGAACTACCCGCCGGACGCGTGGCTGGAGCGTGAGGGGTGGACGTCGCCGGTGCTGGTGGATACGAACGACACCGTGCTGCGCGCCTTTGGCCTGACCGCGTTTCCGACCTGGGTGTTCATCAACGCCGACGGCGCAGTCGCTCTCCGGATCGGCGGCGCGATCGGAGCGGAGCAACTGACGGCGTTGTTCAGAGGGCTGCGGTAG
- a CDS encoding RDD family protein produces MTRTGDGNASDPASPRPPEPDAHDLGPPDDEPPRQPPPRPVLFGGDMRLILRRVGAWLIDFTIAYFVVYVVASIAGVVPSPEADIESDVTGLVVWLLAVPFVYRWAMQSALGYTLGKLGMGLRLVDRDGLPPGPIAVLNREAVQLVLLFAWQVVPQSATEQVPFLTTLLILGPLGDVYSMFRRRDTRALHDLPAKTQVIRVARADAYEASRDGPQRFS; encoded by the coding sequence ATGACTCGGACCGGCGACGGCAACGCCAGCGATCCGGCGAGCCCCAGGCCCCCGGAGCCGGATGCGCACGACCTCGGTCCGCCCGACGACGAGCCGCCGCGCCAGCCACCGCCACGCCCGGTGCTGTTTGGGGGCGACATGCGGCTCATCCTGCGCCGCGTCGGCGCCTGGTTGATCGATTTCACCATCGCCTACTTCGTGGTGTATGTGGTGGCGTCCATCGCCGGCGTGGTGCCAAGTCCGGAGGCCGACATCGAATCCGATGTCACGGGTCTGGTGGTCTGGCTGTTGGCCGTGCCGTTCGTCTATCGCTGGGCCATGCAGTCCGCGCTTGGCTACACGCTGGGCAAGCTGGGCATGGGTCTGCGTCTGGTGGACCGCGACGGCCTGCCGCCGGGGCCCATCGCGGTGCTCAATCGCGAGGCGGTGCAGCTGGTGCTCCTGTTTGCCTGGCAGGTCGTGCCCCAGTCCGCGACGGAGCAAGTGCCGTTCTTGACCACCCTGCTCATCCTCGGTCCATTGGGCGATGTCTACTCCATGTTCCGCCGCCGCGATACCCGCGCCCTGCACGATCTGCCGGCGAAGACCCAGGTCATCCGCGTCGCGCGGGCCGATGCCTACGAAGCCTCGCGCGACGGACCGCAGCGCTTCTCGTGA
- a CDS encoding AbrB/MazE/SpoVT family DNA-binding domain-containing protein: protein MLESQVTANGRTTLPKAVREAFGVRPGGRVRYFVVDGEVRIRAVRPIQHLYGALSHDGPPVTLDDMQRAIVDGATDR from the coding sequence ATGCTTGAATCACAAGTCACGGCCAATGGGCGGACCACCCTGCCCAAAGCGGTGCGTGAGGCCTTCGGCGTGCGGCCCGGTGGCCGCGTGCGCTATTTCGTCGTGGACGGCGAGGTGCGTATCCGCGCCGTGCGTCCAATCCAACATCTGTACGGCGCGCTCAGCCACGATGGTCCGCCGGTGACCCTGGACGACATGCAGCGGGCCATCGTCGACGGTGCGACGGATCGGTAG
- a CDS encoding MBL fold metallo-hydrolase produces the protein MARLIVLSCGVPTPTPGRWGTAFGLQVGQETLLVDCGPAATLKLYQAGLRATDVSRVFFTHLHSDHMADFPCFLMTRFDMSIGGEAPLQVYGPPPTAEFTRRLMGPDEGVLWLDVVARTNHPMSIGAFHSRGGAGERPPPEMQAHDIEPGPVARGDGWSVSAAEVRHAQPYLTCLGFRFETDDGVMVFSGDTRPCDEVIELARDADLLIMEAVALAGRQWEGSLLAESDTAGCATVAAAAGVKRLLVNHQPPWLDEPQARSQAIKEICQIYDGPVLWGEELLEVQIGPDGPGG, from the coding sequence ATGGCGAGACTGATCGTCCTCAGCTGCGGTGTTCCCACGCCCACGCCGGGCCGGTGGGGCACGGCATTCGGCCTGCAGGTCGGCCAGGAAACACTGCTTGTCGATTGCGGCCCCGCGGCCACGCTCAAGCTGTATCAGGCCGGGCTGCGGGCCACCGATGTCAGCCGGGTGTTCTTCACCCACCTGCACTCGGACCACATGGCCGACTTTCCCTGCTTCCTCATGACCCGGTTCGACATGTCGATCGGGGGTGAGGCGCCGTTGCAGGTCTACGGCCCGCCGCCGACGGCGGAGTTCACCCGCAGGCTCATGGGTCCGGATGAGGGCGTGCTCTGGCTGGATGTGGTCGCGCGCACCAATCACCCCATGAGCATCGGGGCCTTCCACAGCCGGGGAGGCGCCGGCGAACGCCCGCCGCCGGAAATGCAGGCCCACGACATCGAGCCGGGCCCCGTCGCCCGCGGGGACGGCTGGTCTGTGTCGGCCGCGGAGGTGCGGCACGCGCAGCCCTATCTCACCTGCCTCGGATTCCGGTTCGAGACGGACGACGGGGTGATGGTGTTCAGCGGCGACACGCGCCCCTGCGACGAGGTGATCGAGCTGGCCCGAGACGCGGACCTGCTGATCATGGAAGCCGTGGCCCTGGCGGGACGGCAGTGGGAAGGGTCGCTCTTGGCCGAGTCCGACACCGCCGGCTGCGCCACGGTCGCCGCCGCCGCGGGGGTCAAGCGCTTGCTCGTGAACCACCAGCCGCCCTGGCTGGACGAGCCGCAGGCCCGCAGCCAGGCGATCAAGGAGATCTGCCAGATCTACGATGGCCCGGTGCTTTGGGGCGAAGAGCTGCTGGAGGTCCAGATCGGACCCGACGGACCCGGAGGTTGA
- a CDS encoding SDR family NAD(P)-dependent oxidoreductase, which yields MNILGSTALVTGATAGIGRATAIALARAGARVIATGRDPQALTAIRDATGGTAVSADLGSPADIGRLAEAALHGPEPVDILVNNAGIGWGGPFAAMPPEKIDDLVAVNLVGAARLTRAVLPSMLERRRGHIVMVASIAGHVGVRDEALYAATKAALLSFSEGLRYEVQPSGVRVTRVSPGVVDTEFFERRGSPFRRKRPQPIPPERVARAIVRAIERDRDEVVVPGWLQLPIWLHGAWPGLFRALARRFG from the coding sequence ATGAATATTCTCGGATCGACGGCCTTGGTGACGGGAGCCACGGCAGGCATCGGCCGCGCCACGGCCATTGCCCTGGCGCGGGCCGGCGCCCGCGTGATCGCCACCGGCCGCGATCCCCAGGCGCTGACCGCGATCCGCGACGCCACCGGCGGGACCGCCGTCTCCGCAGACCTTGGGAGCCCAGCCGACATCGGGCGGCTGGCCGAGGCGGCGCTCCACGGACCCGAGCCAGTGGACATCCTGGTCAACAACGCCGGCATCGGCTGGGGAGGGCCGTTCGCCGCCATGCCGCCCGAGAAGATCGACGACCTGGTGGCGGTGAACCTGGTGGGCGCGGCGCGGCTCACGCGGGCCGTGCTGCCGTCCATGCTGGAGCGCCGGCGCGGCCACATCGTGATGGTGGCCTCGATCGCGGGTCACGTGGGCGTCCGCGACGAGGCGCTCTACGCCGCCACCAAGGCCGCCCTGCTCTCGTTCAGCGAGGGCCTGCGCTACGAGGTCCAGCCATCCGGCGTGCGGGTGACCAGGGTTTCCCCCGGCGTGGTGGACACGGAATTCTTCGAGCGACGCGGTAGCCCGTTCCGCCGCAAGCGGCCCCAGCCCATCCCCCCGGAGCGCGTGGCGCGGGCCATCGTGCGCGCCATCGAACGCGATCGCGACGAAGTCGTGGTGCCCGGCTGGCTGCAGCTCCCCATCTGGCTGCACGGCGCCTGGCCGGGGCTCTTCCGGGCGCTGGCGAGGCGGTTTGGGTAG